From Acidobacteriota bacterium, a single genomic window includes:
- a CDS encoding SDR family oxidoreductase translates to MDLELSDQVALITGASRGIGLGIARGLAAEGCRLVMCARGREALEAAAAALPVEALPLVMDVTAAGAAEAAMAAARERFGRLDVLVNNVGGNRRKPLEETTDEDWRTLIDLNLLSHIRFTREALPLLRQSPHGVAMFIASIYGREAGGPNLSIYEATKAAVIATAKTLALELAPEGVRSVSIAPGSILFPGGAWARRREQDPEGIAEFIADHLPMGRFGTLKEVADVVTFLASPRAGWVTGACINVDGGQSRSLI, encoded by the coding sequence ATGGATCTGGAACTGTCGGATCAGGTCGCGCTGATCACCGGCGCCAGCCGTGGGATCGGCCTCGGCATCGCTCGAGGATTGGCGGCGGAGGGTTGCCGGCTGGTGATGTGTGCGCGCGGCCGCGAGGCTCTCGAAGCGGCGGCCGCCGCGCTGCCGGTGGAGGCGCTGCCGCTGGTGATGGACGTCACCGCGGCGGGCGCCGCCGAGGCGGCGATGGCAGCGGCCCGGGAGCGCTTCGGGCGGCTGGACGTTCTGGTCAACAACGTCGGCGGCAATCGGCGCAAGCCGTTGGAGGAGACGACGGACGAGGACTGGCGGACGCTGATCGATCTCAACCTGCTGTCCCATATCCGGTTCACCCGTGAGGCCCTGCCGCTGCTTCGCCAGTCGCCCCACGGCGTGGCGATGTTCATCGCCTCGATCTACGGCCGCGAGGCCGGTGGGCCGAACCTCTCGATCTACGAAGCCACCAAGGCGGCGGTGATCGCTACCGCCAAGACCCTGGCCCTGGAACTGGCGCCGGAGGGGGTGCGGTCGGTGAGCATTGCCCCGGGCTCGATCCTCTTTCCCGGCGGCGCCTGGGCGCGGCGTCGGGAGCAAGACCCGGAGGGCATCGCCGAGTTCATCGCCGACCATCTGCCGATGGGGCGCTTCGGCACCCTCAAAGAGGTGGCCGACGTGGTGACCTTTCTCGCCTCGCCGCGGGCCGGTTGGGTCACCGGCGCCTGCATCAATGTGGACGGCGGCCAGTCCCGTTCGCTGATCTGA
- a CDS encoding aminopeptidase: MTDSRYRKLAENLVHYSTALQAGDKVLIEALDLPEAFLCELIRTVHDAGAVPLVTIKSQAVVRALMLEASEEQMRLMGETEVYRMKRVDAYIGIRGNPNVAEWSDVPADKMNLYNTYCWKPAHLDIRIKDLRWVVLRWPSPSMAQLANRSTQSFEDFYFRVCNMDYARMSEAMKPLVERMEETDRVRLVSPGTDLTFSIQDIPAIPCDGRYNLPDGEVFTAPVRDSVEGTIQFNSPTIYQGVAHNDIRLTFKEGKVVDAASNDTAHLNQVLDTDEGARYIGEFAIGFNPHITTPMRDILFDEKIAGSIHFTPGNAYEEAWNGNKSQIHWDMVLRMDPQAGGGEVWFDDQLVRKDGLFVTDELEGLNPDRLVG; encoded by the coding sequence ATGACCGACTCACGCTACCGAAAGCTGGCCGAGAATCTCGTCCACTACTCCACCGCCCTCCAGGCCGGCGACAAGGTGTTGATCGAAGCGCTCGACCTTCCCGAGGCTTTTCTCTGCGAGTTGATCCGCACCGTCCACGACGCGGGCGCCGTGCCGCTGGTCACGATCAAGAGCCAGGCCGTCGTCCGCGCCCTGATGCTCGAGGCGTCGGAAGAGCAGATGCGGCTGATGGGCGAAACCGAGGTCTACCGCATGAAGCGGGTCGACGCCTACATCGGCATCCGCGGCAACCCAAACGTCGCCGAATGGTCCGACGTGCCGGCGGACAAGATGAACCTCTACAACACCTATTGCTGGAAGCCGGCCCATCTGGACATCCGCATCAAGGATCTGCGCTGGGTCGTTCTGCGCTGGCCCAGCCCGTCCATGGCGCAGCTCGCCAACCGCTCCACACAGTCTTTCGAAGACTTCTACTTCCGGGTGTGCAACATGGACTACGCCCGCATGTCCGAAGCCATGAAGCCCCTGGTCGAACGCATGGAGGAAACCGACCGAGTGCGCCTCGTTTCCCCCGGCACCGACCTCACCTTCAGCATCCAAGACATCCCGGCCATCCCCTGCGACGGCCGTTACAACCTACCGGACGGCGAGGTGTTCACCGCCCCGGTGCGCGACAGCGTCGAAGGCACCATCCAGTTCAACTCCCCCACCATCTACCAGGGGGTCGCCCACAACGACATCCGTCTCACCTTTAAAGAAGGCAAGGTGGTCGACGCCGCCAGCAACGACACCGCGCACCTCAACCAGGTGCTCGACACCGACGAAGGCGCCCGCTACATCGGCGAATTCGCCATCGGCTTCAACCCCCACATCACCACCCCCATGCGCGACATCCTGTTCGACGAGAAAATCGCCGGCAGCATCCACTTCACCCCCGGCAACGCCTACGAAGAGGCCTGGAACGGCAACAAGAGCCAGATCCACTGGGACATGGTGCTGCGCATGGATCCCCAAGCCGGCGGCGGCGAAGTCTGGTTCGACGACCAGCTCGTGCGCAAGGATGGGCTCTTTGTGACGGACGAGTTGGAGGGGTTGAATCCGGATCGGTTGGTGGGTTGA
- a CDS encoding tetratricopeptide repeat protein: protein MFGFRIVLGLCAALWVLVSPASGKDFPRGEIIDSVSTAIDPEQSYALYLPSNYSAERTWPLLLVFDARGRGARTAEFFRRGAERYGYILASSNNSASDAGWEPMQKSATALFDDLPKRFRVHPRRIYMAGFSGTSRAVAGIAHGLPEVAGVIAASGALAPETVPEAGLPFACFATAGTGDFNFWETQHLDFHLQERGITARFEGFDGGHTWPPEEIAFEALGWMELRAMAEDLRPIDQDLVAELEEDWTQDAEALESKGDLLGAYLRYRELHADFEGLADTSDLAAAVQRLAKQKQVTEGLAETRRVASWEAARQREMDVLYTRLVQYDTQPGPTFLSEGRRYIQHLQRVVRKSDSPEEADAARRVLALIATRTSFYYPRELLGKGEYARAVTSLRLATEIRPNDVRAWYNLACAQARLGRKKPAYEALERAVASGFSNADHLRNDEDLKSLRGEKRFEALLGSLE, encoded by the coding sequence ATGTTCGGATTCCGCATCGTGCTTGGGCTCTGCGCCGCTCTTTGGGTCCTGGTGTCGCCGGCGAGTGGGAAAGACTTTCCGCGCGGCGAGATCATCGATTCGGTGAGCACCGCCATTGATCCCGAGCAAAGCTACGCCCTTTACCTGCCGTCGAACTACTCGGCGGAGCGAACCTGGCCGCTGCTGCTGGTGTTTGACGCTCGTGGCCGTGGGGCGAGGACGGCGGAGTTCTTCCGGCGCGGCGCCGAGCGCTACGGCTACATCCTCGCCAGCTCCAACAACTCCGCCAGCGACGCCGGCTGGGAGCCGATGCAGAAATCGGCCACGGCCCTTTTCGACGATCTGCCGAAGCGCTTCCGGGTGCATCCTCGGCGGATCTACATGGCGGGCTTCTCGGGCACCTCCCGGGCCGTCGCGGGCATCGCCCACGGCCTGCCCGAGGTGGCCGGGGTGATCGCCGCCAGCGGCGCCCTGGCACCGGAAACGGTACCCGAGGCGGGGCTGCCCTTCGCTTGCTTCGCCACCGCGGGAACCGGGGACTTCAACTTCTGGGAAACGCAGCATCTCGACTTCCACCTGCAAGAGCGGGGCATTACCGCCCGTTTCGAGGGATTCGACGGCGGTCACACCTGGCCGCCGGAAGAAATCGCCTTCGAGGCCCTCGGCTGGATGGAACTACGGGCGATGGCCGAAGACTTGCGGCCCATCGACCAGGATCTGGTGGCGGAACTCGAGGAAGATTGGACCCAAGACGCCGAGGCGTTGGAGTCCAAGGGTGACCTTCTCGGCGCCTATCTCCGATACCGCGAACTCCACGCCGACTTCGAAGGCCTGGCCGACACATCGGATCTGGCCGCCGCCGTCCAGCGCCTCGCGAAGCAAAAGCAAGTGACCGAGGGCTTGGCGGAGACTCGTCGCGTCGCCTCCTGGGAGGCTGCGCGGCAACGGGAGATGGACGTCCTCTACACCCGTCTCGTGCAGTACGACACCCAACCAGGTCCCACTTTCTTGAGCGAGGGCCGGCGCTACATCCAGCATCTCCAGCGCGTGGTCCGAAAATCGGACTCGCCCGAAGAAGCCGACGCCGCCCGTCGCGTGCTGGCGCTTATCGCCACTCGCACTTCGTTCTACTACCCCCGCGAGCTGCTGGGGAAGGGCGAGTACGCGCGCGCTGTCACCAGCCTGCGTCTGGCCACCGAGATCCGCCCAAACGACGTTCGCGCCTGGTACAACCTCGCCTGCGCCCAGGCCCGCCTGGGCCGCAAGAAGCCGGCCTACGAAGCGCTGGAGCGGGCGGTCGCATCCGGTTTCTCGAATGCCGACCACCTCCGCAACGATGAGGATTTGAAATCCCTGCGGGGCGAGAAGCGCTTCGAAGCCCTGCTCGGGTCGCTCGAGTAA
- a CDS encoding chorismate-binding protein, translating to MKPLDYPAARKPIALVQDGFEGRWLRFEAPVAVLVARRVEEVPATFAEVCRRTEGEGLWAAGFVAYEAAPAFDSALAAHPPAVGGAPLLWFALFRRAEVEKGFEAPADSGPFHIGSWRPSVDRRDFGRAIGVIKRAIGRGDTYQVNYTYRLRAAFEGDPLGLFAAMIAAQRCRYGAFLADPEFAICCASPELFFERMGGPQGHRRRLVTRPMKGTAHRGRTLAEDRAAMAALADSPKDRAENVMIVDMLRNDLGRIAEAGSVRVGDLWQAERYPTVLQMTSTVEAQSAATLPEVFAALFPCASITGAPKARTSEIIAALEESPRGPYTGAVGYIGPRGQARFAVAIRTAVVERRADAAARVTYGVGGGMVWDSQAEAEYRETVLKARVLRRAIERPVPWFSLLETMRWSPEEGFFLLEEHLARLAESAEYFAYRWDEEAVRRSLEDFRAPTAQRVRLLVDRTGSPLLEAGPLPAAEDGGEVLTWAPAAVDSKDTFLFHKTTYREVYDRALSGARDAVPETDDALLFNERGEVTETCRANVAVRRGKHLVTPPVRCGLLAGTLRGRLLADGSLEERVIQRSELTADSEIFLVSALRGLRRANWVGRSPQTPR from the coding sequence GTGAAACCCCTAGACTACCCCGCGGCTCGCAAGCCGATTGCCCTCGTGCAGGACGGCTTCGAGGGCCGTTGGCTGCGCTTCGAAGCGCCCGTCGCGGTGCTGGTGGCTCGGCGGGTGGAAGAGGTGCCGGCCACTTTCGCCGAGGTCTGCCGGCGCACCGAGGGGGAAGGCCTGTGGGCCGCCGGTTTCGTCGCCTACGAGGCGGCCCCGGCCTTCGACTCCGCACTGGCGGCGCACCCTCCGGCGGTCGGAGGGGCGCCGCTCCTTTGGTTCGCTCTCTTCCGCCGCGCCGAGGTCGAGAAGGGTTTCGAGGCGCCGGCGGATTCAGGCCCTTTCCACATCGGAAGCTGGCGCCCGAGCGTCGACCGCCGGGACTTCGGCCGGGCGATCGGCGTGATCAAACGCGCCATCGGCCGCGGCGACACCTACCAGGTGAACTACACCTACCGGCTGCGGGCGGCCTTCGAGGGCGATCCCCTCGGCCTCTTTGCCGCCATGATCGCCGCCCAACGCTGCCGCTACGGCGCCTTCTTGGCGGACCCGGAATTCGCCATCTGCTGTGCTTCGCCGGAGCTGTTCTTCGAGCGCATGGGAGGGCCTCAAGGCCACCGACGGCGACTCGTGACGCGGCCGATGAAGGGCACCGCCCACCGCGGGCGCACCCTGGCGGAAGACCGGGCGGCGATGGCCGCCCTCGCCGATTCGCCCAAGGACCGGGCCGAGAACGTGATGATCGTCGACATGCTGCGCAACGATCTCGGGCGCATCGCCGAGGCCGGCTCCGTGCGGGTGGGCGACCTGTGGCAGGCGGAGCGCTACCCGACGGTGCTGCAGATGACCTCCACCGTCGAAGCGCAAAGCGCCGCCACCCTGCCGGAAGTCTTCGCCGCGCTGTTCCCCTGCGCCTCGATCACCGGCGCCCCCAAGGCGCGCACCAGTGAGATCATCGCGGCCCTCGAAGAATCCCCGCGCGGTCCCTACACCGGCGCCGTGGGCTACATCGGCCCGCGCGGGCAGGCTCGCTTCGCGGTGGCGATCCGCACGGCGGTGGTGGAGCGACGCGCGGACGCCGCGGCCCGGGTGACCTACGGGGTCGGCGGCGGCATGGTGTGGGACTCGCAAGCCGAAGCGGAATACCGCGAAACGGTGCTCAAGGCGCGCGTCCTGCGGCGCGCCATCGAGCGACCGGTGCCGTGGTTCTCATTGCTGGAGACGATGCGGTGGTCTCCCGAGGAGGGCTTCTTCCTGCTCGAAGAGCACCTCGCCCGCCTCGCCGAATCCGCCGAGTACTTCGCCTACCGCTGGGACGAGGAGGCGGTGCGGCGAAGCCTGGAAGACTTCCGGGCGCCCACCGCCCAGCGGGTGCGCCTGCTGGTCGATCGCACCGGAAGCCCGCTGCTCGAAGCCGGGCCGCTTCCGGCGGCGGAGGACGGTGGAGAAGTCCTCACCTGGGCGCCTGCGGCGGTCGATTCGAAGGACACCTTCCTCTTCCACAAGACTACCTACCGCGAGGTCTACGACCGGGCGCTCTCCGGTGCCCGGGACGCCGTACCGGAGACGGACGATGCGTTGTTGTTCAACGAGCGGGGGGAGGTCACCGAAACCTGCCGCGCCAACGTCGCCGTGCGTCGGGGCAAGCACCTGGTCACGCCGCCCGTCCGCTGCGGCCTGCTGGCCGGCACCCTGCGCGGGCGGCTGTTGGCGGACGGCTCCCTCGAGGAAAGAGTGATCCAGCGTAGCGAGCTCACCGCGGATTCCGAAATTTTTCTGGTCAGCGCCCTGCGCGGCCTGCGGCGGGCGAACTGGGTCGGACGGAGTCCCCAAACTCCCCGCTAG
- the ilvA gene encoding threonine ammonia-lyase: MPTIADIRAARERIAGTLPVTPCRQALGYGNLVPARLFLKLENLQRTGSFKERGALNRLLTMEEASRRRGVITASAGNHAQALALHASNLGIASTVVMPENTPLIKVTNTRRYGATVVLHGATFDDAVDHAHQLRKERDLVLVPAFNDEAVIAGQGTVALELAEQIDRIDTMVVPIGGGGLISGIALALKELMPDIRVVGVEAEAAPSAHASREAGEIVTVTSRDTIADGIAVKRVGELTFPLIERLVDDLVKVDDAEIATAILRLLENQKTLTEGAGAAGMAAILAGKVPMVEGETVAVVLCGGNIDINILARIIDRGLVSDGRVARLKVRGQDRPGLLAEVTATVAEHGANVLEITHAREFADISVGEVEVLLTLETRGENHIAEIIGALVDEGDRVQSLS; encoded by the coding sequence GTGCCGACCATCGCAGACATCCGAGCCGCCCGCGAGCGTATCGCCGGCACCCTGCCGGTCACCCCCTGCCGGCAAGCTCTCGGCTACGGCAACCTGGTGCCGGCGCGGCTGTTCCTGAAGCTGGAGAATCTCCAGCGCACGGGATCTTTCAAGGAGCGCGGCGCCCTCAACCGGCTGTTGACCATGGAAGAGGCGTCCCGACGCAGAGGGGTGATCACCGCCAGCGCCGGCAACCACGCCCAGGCCTTGGCTCTCCACGCCAGCAACCTGGGGATCGCCTCGACGGTGGTGATGCCCGAGAACACGCCGCTGATCAAGGTCACCAACACCCGCCGCTATGGGGCGACGGTGGTGCTCCACGGCGCCACCTTCGACGATGCCGTGGACCATGCCCACCAACTGCGCAAGGAGCGCGACCTGGTGCTGGTGCCGGCCTTCAATGACGAAGCGGTGATCGCCGGCCAGGGCACCGTCGCCCTCGAACTGGCGGAGCAAATCGACCGCATCGACACGATGGTGGTACCGATCGGCGGCGGCGGCCTGATCTCCGGTATCGCCCTGGCGCTGAAAGAGCTGATGCCCGACATCCGGGTGGTGGGCGTGGAGGCGGAAGCGGCGCCCTCGGCGCACGCCTCGCGAGAGGCCGGAGAGATCGTCACGGTGACCAGCCGCGACACCATCGCCGACGGCATCGCCGTCAAGCGGGTGGGTGAGCTGACCTTTCCGTTGATCGAGCGGCTGGTCGACGATCTGGTGAAGGTGGACGACGCCGAAATCGCCACCGCCATCCTGCGCCTGCTCGAGAATCAGAAGACCCTCACCGAGGGCGCCGGTGCCGCCGGCATGGCCGCGATCCTCGCCGGCAAGGTGCCGATGGTGGAGGGCGAGACCGTCGCCGTGGTGCTGTGCGGCGGCAACATCGACATCAACATCCTCGCCCGCATCATCGACCGCGGCCTGGTCTCCGACGGGCGGGTGGCCCGCCTCAAGGTGCGTGGTCAGGACCGGCCAGGGCTGCTGGCCGAGGTGACGGCGACCGTCGCTGAGCACGGCGCCAACGTCCTGGAGATCACTCACGCCCGCGAGTTTGCGGACATCTCCGTCGGCGAGGTGGAAGTGTTGCTGACCTTGGAAACCCGCGGCGAGAACCACATCGCCGAGATCATCGGCGCCCTCGTCGACGAAGGCGACCGAGTCCAGTCTTTGAGCTGA
- the purE gene encoding 5-(carboxyamino)imidazole ribonucleotide mutase gives MTPTDRPAVAVIMGSTSDWETMRHAVKTLESFDVACDTQVVSAHRTPDKMARFAAGAEERGLEVIIAGAGGAAHLPGMVAAQTAVPVLGVPVQSKALSGMDSLLSIAQMPAGIPVGTLAIGQAGAVNAALLAVAILSNSRPELREALRRFRAEQTETVMEAELP, from the coding sequence ATGACACCGACCGATCGACCCGCCGTCGCCGTGATCATGGGGAGCACCTCCGACTGGGAGACCATGCGCCACGCCGTGAAGACTCTCGAGTCCTTCGACGTGGCCTGCGACACCCAGGTGGTCTCCGCCCACCGCACGCCGGACAAGATGGCGCGGTTCGCCGCCGGGGCCGAGGAACGAGGCCTGGAGGTGATCATCGCCGGCGCCGGGGGCGCCGCTCACCTGCCGGGCATGGTCGCCGCCCAGACCGCTGTGCCGGTGCTCGGCGTGCCGGTCCAGAGCAAGGCGCTTTCCGGCATGGACTCGCTCCTCTCCATCGCCCAAATGCCCGCCGGCATTCCTGTCGGCACCCTCGCCATCGGCCAGGCCGGCGCCGTCAACGCCGCGCTGCTGGCGGTCGCCATCCTTTCGAACTCGCGGCCGGAGCTGCGCGAGGCACTCCGCCGCTTCCGGGCGGAGCAAACCGAGACGGTGATGGAGGCCGAGCTGCCGTGA
- a CDS encoding 5-(carboxyamino)imidazole ribonucleotide synthase, with the protein MSRPPAILPGSTVGVLGSGQLGRMLALEARAMGYRIHTLSPSRDTPTGQVADLEVVAAYDDLDAVSAFARGVDVVTFEFENVSAEATRVAAEEAPVRPDGMILHTTQNRLREKRFLTDQGFPVAPFREVRSAKDLAAALAEIGAPAVLKTAGFGYDGKGQIKVEPGVSPDDLWREFRGDLDSQRVETAAVLEGFVDFEREVSVVAARGLDGSLVDYGVLANDHRHHILDVTVSPAPVSPRVAAEAQRLAHGIVEAVELVGVLCVEMFLQTDGRLIVNELAPRPHNSGHLTVDAHLTSQFEQQLRAVCGLTLGSTERLRPAAMVNLLGDLWQHGEPDWAAVAGEQNLKLHLYGKGEARPGRKMGHLTVLAGDAGTAKRQALASRALLESGG; encoded by the coding sequence GTGAGCCGTCCTCCGGCGATCTTGCCGGGCAGCACCGTCGGCGTTCTCGGTAGCGGCCAGCTCGGGCGCATGCTGGCCCTCGAAGCCCGGGCGATGGGCTACCGGATCCACACCCTGTCGCCAAGCCGAGACACGCCGACGGGCCAGGTGGCGGATCTCGAAGTGGTCGCCGCCTACGACGATCTCGACGCCGTAAGCGCTTTCGCCCGCGGGGTCGACGTGGTGACCTTCGAATTCGAGAACGTCTCCGCCGAGGCGACACGGGTGGCCGCCGAGGAAGCCCCGGTGCGCCCCGACGGGATGATCCTGCATACCACCCAGAATCGCCTGCGGGAGAAGCGCTTCCTCACCGACCAGGGGTTTCCGGTAGCGCCCTTTCGGGAAGTTCGTTCGGCGAAAGACCTGGCGGCGGCGCTGGCGGAGATCGGCGCCCCGGCGGTGCTCAAGACCGCCGGCTTCGGCTACGACGGCAAGGGACAGATCAAAGTCGAGCCCGGCGTTTCCCCGGACGACCTGTGGCGCGAGTTCCGCGGCGATCTCGACAGTCAGCGGGTGGAGACGGCGGCAGTGCTCGAAGGCTTTGTCGACTTCGAGCGGGAAGTTTCGGTGGTGGCGGCACGCGGGCTGGACGGTTCCTTGGTGGATTACGGCGTGCTCGCCAACGACCATCGCCACCACATTCTGGACGTCACCGTGTCGCCGGCGCCGGTGTCGCCGCGGGTCGCCGCGGAGGCACAGCGCCTCGCCCACGGCATCGTCGAGGCGGTGGAGCTGGTGGGGGTGCTGTGCGTAGAGATGTTCTTGCAGACCGACGGCCGGCTGATCGTCAACGAGCTGGCGCCGCGGCCCCACAATTCCGGCCACCTGACCGTCGACGCCCACCTCACCAGCCAGTTCGAGCAACAGCTACGGGCCGTGTGTGGGCTGACCCTCGGCTCGACGGAGCGCCTGCGGCCGGCGGCGATGGTCAACCTGCTGGGCGATCTCTGGCAGCACGGCGAGCCGGACTGGGCGGCGGTCGCCGGTGAGCAGAATCTCAAGCTCCACCTCTACGGCAAAGGCGAAGCCCGGCCGGGCCGCAAGATGGGACACCTGACGGTACTGGCGGGCGACGCCGGGACGGCGAAGCGCCAAGCCCTGGCGTCCCGCGCGCTGCTGGAGTCTGGCGGCTGA
- a CDS encoding FkbM family methyltransferase codes for MPGKGVIRRVKDALWRTSDLFGIRPVRIRSGPARGSQICAPIRRWPSFRRALHEAPILAVIDRRVGEGQTVLDLGASYGYFTLAFAARVGSVGRVIAFEPESRAANALRRTLALNGLSQVRLIEAAVAETSRTHFLRVPENETMAYLTARPNGTAVDSVSLDDWLSRPPTEDAPQRVDWIKIDVEGAEAQVLSGAEETLTRYRPRILCEVHGSPAFPGGARETVERLRRAGYRLTPVPAAGRSLEERLHTVEAAPAGPRLHTFHLLAEAD; via the coding sequence GTGCCCGGCAAGGGAGTCATCCGGCGGGTCAAGGACGCCCTCTGGCGAACCTCAGATCTGTTCGGTATTCGACCCGTTCGGATCCGCTCCGGCCCGGCGCGGGGATCGCAGATTTGTGCGCCGATCCGACGGTGGCCGTCCTTTCGGCGCGCCCTCCACGAGGCGCCCATCCTGGCCGTCATCGACCGCCGGGTGGGTGAAGGGCAGACGGTGCTCGACCTCGGCGCCTCCTACGGCTATTTCACCCTCGCCTTCGCGGCCCGGGTGGGTAGCGTCGGCAGGGTGATCGCCTTCGAGCCGGAATCCAGAGCGGCGAACGCGCTGCGACGAACCCTGGCCCTCAACGGGCTCTCCCAGGTACGGTTGATCGAGGCCGCCGTCGCCGAGACGTCCAGGACGCACTTTCTGCGAGTGCCGGAGAACGAAACGATGGCCTACCTGACCGCCCGACCAAACGGCACCGCCGTGGATTCCGTCTCTCTGGATGACTGGCTCTCGCGGCCGCCCACCGAAGACGCCCCGCAGCGGGTGGACTGGATCAAGATCGATGTCGAAGGGGCCGAGGCGCAGGTGCTCTCCGGCGCGGAAGAGACCCTCACCCGCTATCGGCCGCGCATCCTGTGCGAAGTTCACGGCAGCCCGGCGTTTCCGGGCGGGGCGCGGGAGACGGTGGAGCGCCTGCGCCGGGCCGGCTATCGGCTGACCCCGGTACCGGCAGCCGGACGCTCCCTGGAGGAACGGCTGCACACCGTGGAAGCGGCGCCCGCCGGACCTCGCCTCCACACCTTTCATCTGCTCGCCGAGGCCGACTGA
- a CDS encoding LysE family translocator, with protein sequence MESLLLGLSLGFASGVSPGPLSTLVISTALERGFGAGLRVAIAPLLTDAPVIAVAVLFLRALPESFLVAITFIGAAVVIYLGVDTLRAARRTPSLEDIAGAASEAPRDVLRGLAINLISPNPWVFWITIGGPMILEFWRHSPWRGIAFLAGFFPLLVGIKILLAVIAARGRKYLRGRAYGRVLAGCGLLLIGLGAVLIFDGLGRLGGIG encoded by the coding sequence ATGGAATCTCTCCTCCTCGGCCTGAGCCTCGGCTTCGCCTCCGGCGTGAGTCCCGGTCCACTCTCGACGCTGGTGATCAGCACCGCTCTCGAACGGGGCTTCGGCGCCGGCCTACGGGTGGCGATCGCGCCGCTGCTGACGGATGCACCGGTGATCGCAGTGGCCGTGCTCTTCTTGCGGGCGCTACCGGAGAGCTTTCTCGTCGCCATCACCTTCATCGGCGCGGCGGTGGTGATCTACCTGGGCGTCGACACTCTGCGCGCCGCCCGGCGGACGCCGTCCCTCGAAGACATCGCCGGCGCCGCCAGCGAGGCGCCGCGGGACGTGCTGCGCGGCCTCGCGATCAACCTGATCAGTCCCAATCCCTGGGTTTTCTGGATCACCATCGGTGGCCCGATGATCCTGGAGTTCTGGCGCCACTCACCCTGGCGCGGTATTGCCTTCCTGGCGGGCTTCTTCCCGCTGCTGGTCGGCATCAAGATCCTGCTGGCGGTGATCGCGGCGCGAGGACGGAAGTACCTGCGTGGGCGCGCCTACGGACGGGTGCTGGCCGGCTGCGGCCTACTGCTGATCGGACTGGGAGCGGTGCTGATCTTCGACGGCCTCGGGCGCCTCGGGGGCATCGGCTGA